The following nucleotide sequence is from Euleptes europaea isolate rEulEur1 chromosome 3, rEulEur1.hap1, whole genome shotgun sequence.
accgctcatgtggaggagtggggaatcaaacccgattctttagattagagtccactgctcttaactattacaTTACCCTGGCTCTCTCAACACCCATTAAGACACCTAATGAGGACTGAGCATTTGCAGCATTCCTCGTATTACATGGTGCCCGCAACCTGTTTTTCCCTAAGTaccatattaaaaataatattttttaaaatatgatgaCCAATCCACTGATTAAACATTGCATCTTTGATAGTAAAATAGCTCTCTATTTTTCCTTTGTGCAAACAGAAGTTTCCCATGTTTAAAAGAATTCTGTTATGTCTGAAGAATAATGCTTGAAGAATAATGTAATGGCtatgaatattttatttataccaaGCGTCAGATGCCACATTGCAAAATCAGGCACATCACACAGGCACCCTCACCAGGATACGTAAATAATTTTCATCTTCTGTTTCCTCATAGATTATGTCAGTGAATTAAACATCTATCGGTTTTTACACAGGGATTCTATACAGGGAATCATACCCAGCCTATCCCTGATTTCAGTACAGCTCATAACTTCATATCCTTGAACTGCCTCATCTCTGCCTTTTTATAGCCAGCAAGTTAAACACACTGCACACGGACCAGTGGCACCATACATGTTTATACAAGTTTCCAGTTTGGGATAACCAGTGGAATTACAAAGTGCTATAGCATTTTTTCTGACAGGAGTGTGAAACTGGAAAACTGCAATCATGATTCACCTATTAGGCTTAAGTGAACTGCATATCCTCCATCAGAGGTTATGAGTGACCTTGTGATTTCCCAGAACTGTCACAGGAACAATCTGAGAGCATCTTAGACTATTTTCACCTTGAATGATCCAAGAATTAATTCATACatttaagtttttaaaatgctttattaTCCTTCACACACATATCCCAGTAAAACCCTAATTCAAAGAGTAAGCTCCATTTTTACACCCATCTTGCTCTGATATGGGGTCAGCACTGGGTAGACCTCTTCTTTCAAGAACCTTGTCACCTGCCACACAGGAGAGATGGGGACAATGTTAGAACAATAATCTGGCTTTGGAATTCATTCAGCTTTACGTTCTGCAAATCAGGGGCATTGAATTAATGTTTCCAAGTAAGCAAGAAGAGCTGAAGGAGGAACTGCTGAGGGTAAATTAGCCTGAAGAGTTTTAAAACAGCACAGCAGCCTCATGAGAACAAagacttttctctccccctcaccTGTTGGGAAGCACGTCCAGTAAAGGATGTGGGTTCTAGGAGGATTTCCAGCTGTTCATGGATAGGGCTGAAGTAAGGATCAGCACGGATACGAGCAATGAGATCATTATCACCCCCTTCTTGTTTTACAACAGCAGCGGCTTGCTGGGACAGAACCCGTATCTTCTCATGACAATCCTAAGAAAAAGAGAAGTGGATATCTCATTACTAATAAACCAGGAAACCTGCTAAACCTGCTAACCAAGGAGCATACACAGGCCGCAGAGTCTCATCAAAAGGGTACAGCATTTGAACGATGCATGACAGAACCACTGCAGAGGCTGGATGCTCTTTTCAACAAGTTACCATATGAGAGGTAGCAACCCCCTGAATTTTTTCTGAAGCTCTTCTGATACTTTATGGAATAGTTTGAACACCTAATCTATGCAGAGCCTTTTAAAGTAAACTAATTATTAGGCCTGGCAATTATTTTATACAGCCCTAAGATGTAacatggggaaggcaatggcaaaccaccccgtaaacaaagtctgcctagtaaatgtcgggatgtgacgtcaccccatgggtcagaaatgacctggtgcttgcacaggggactacctttacctttaggatatAACAAGTCCAGAAAGTAAAGAAAATTATCAGGAAGCAATGCAAAGAACAGATCCATTCAGTCCTCACTGGAAAAAGCAGTTCAGACATAGAATATTACTAGGGACAAGTCTTCCCTTTTGACATATCTCTTGGCATGAAGAACAGTCTTAAAGATTTTTAATCTCCCGGAGCAGGAGAAGAGCAGGAATAAAAatgtctaaaataaataaatattaaccaGATAGCCTGGTGTCTCTCAGTCAGTATAAATGCATCCACACTATGTAGTCAGAACAGGTGGTTTGCAGTAAGGACCAACTGTTTCACTTTACCTAGTTAGAAACCCATGGGTAGGGGAGGATCTTTCTTCGCGTTTGTGTCCCCTTTGTCTAAAATCATGATACTGAAGGGGGGAAGCATGATAAAGGTCTACTGTATTATGCATGGTGTAAAGGAAGTACAGATTTCCTCCCCCATAATACTGAAGCTTGGGGTTCTTCAGTGACACTGACTGAcagattcaggacaggcaaaaatatacaatgcatagttgaggggacaaattcatggaagatagaTCAACAGCTATTAGCCATCAGAGTAAATAaagccttcatgttcagaggaaaCAAGCCATAGCACATCATTCACTGGGTGAGGAGGCAGGCCAAAGTGAGGAAAGGGTACTGCACTGaagccctgcttgtgggcttctagTTTGTCACCAACAGAAAAAAGCATGCTGGATTAAATGGTTCTttagtctgattcagcaagggCTTTTCCTGTGTTCTTAATCAGTCCAGAGGGGACCAGGAATTGCTTTCTATCATCCAGTTTAAGttaaaaaatgcagggaaagggaaagcagCATCAAGCAAAAAGTACAGGGAGGTTACCGcactgtattcccagcgatgtattaagatattgtcgaaggctttcacagtcagagttcattggttcttgtgggttatccgggctgtgtaaacatggtcttggtattttctttcctgacgtttcgccagcagctgtggcaggcatcttcagaggagtaacactgagagacactttccttcagtgttactcctctgaagatgcctgccacagctgctggcgaaacgtcaggaaagaagataccaagaccacggttacacagcccggataacccacaagaaccgatgtattaagagtttgaaaatgttataaaaaacatcgctttaaaaggggttttggaaaCCACGGCTAATAaaaggttggaagacgtcttcacagctaaaggggccaaagtgcgaacagtattttttataacattttcaaactcttaatacatcactgggaatacaaagtgcggtagccCCCCAGGAGTAAATTTAGTAAAGAAACACAAATGTTTAAAGAATCTTAGTCagtgttgcattttaaaaaggtaagaacataagaaaagccatgctggatcagaccaaggcccatgaagtccagcagtctgctcacacagtggccaaccagttgcctctaggaaacccacaaacaaagacaacagcagcagcatcctgcctgtgttccacagcacctatttgCAAAAGCACAATTGTTTTGCCCTGTAATTACTGTAATTTGTAAGAGATAGTCACACTAATTTTTTTGATAACAACATTACCACTGGCAATATAATGAATAAGATTATTCACGCATTCTTGAGTGGATCAACAGAACAATGAGAAACACCTATAGCCAGTGTTTTCTCTGCCTTTACAGTAGGAGAAGAAATGTTTGATAATATGATTGACAGTTCTATGCTCTAGAAAAATATGTGTTTAAGAAGTTGGCTTCAAAATCTTGTTATAATCCCTCTATTTCTGAGTTAAACACCTCAATGAGCCTAATTTCCTACATACCTGGCGATTGCCTCCAGCTTTCACCATAGCCATGATAATATTTTCAGTAGACATGAAAGGCAACTCCTGTTGAATACGTCTTGCAATCACCTAAAGCAAACATAAAAATAGTTACACACCATTAGGCAACTACTAGCTGTCCTCCTCTCATTCAATGTTATCCGAATTCTGCTCCATCATGAGGGTAATAGCTCTTTCCTACCCTGATTAAGAAATCAATTTAGTGAGTATCAACTTGCCTTGAAGCCTTGTGCAGATGTTATAATGACTGGATATGTAAAAGACTGAAACTTTTATCTAAGTTTCAATGCCCTCCACAGTGGTACAGACTACCTACATAGCGgcgggggggacgacgacgacgactGTCTGTTTATAGGTGCATAGAATATAACATTAAAATGGAAATCACAGCAAACTTTGCTCCTGTGCAGTGAGCCCAAGCGTCCTTCCACCTTTGCCTTGCAAGTGACAGATTCGGTCTACAAAACACTGCTTCAGTAATCCATCTTGTCTCTCCCATGAAGAGTCACACAAAGTGCctgcactttttttaaaaaaaaatgcacatatACGCCATAATCTACATTCAAGTGGACTGGATGAACTGCCAAACTGCAGTTTAGGGAAATGGAATCTCCACCCCAAAGTGTTTACATGAATAATGTTCAGGTAAACCACACACCCCGCCCCAAAACATGTAAAACTGTTGGCATCTTCATCAATTAACAAACTAGATTCTTCACCAGATTTTAGACAAAGAGAATGGAGGCTTTCAATGCTCTGGCATCATTCTGGCTAGAAGACCTACTTTATACACTTCCTCCCTTCAGCCTAATTTCCAGAGTTTTTGGAAGATGTATTTATTGCTCCCTTCCAGCTGAGGAGATCATGGTTCTCAGAACTGAAGAACCTGGCTGCAGAGGATCTACAACATCTCCAAGCCACAACACATCTGTGGTCAGAATGCTTAATACACAATCTGGATCCAGTCAAGCTTCACCTCATTGCAGTTACCCACAGTTAGAATATTGAGATGATCCACCACCACTGTTATTATGCAAAAAAGTTTGAAAGCCTCTACAAACACATCCTTCGATTTTACTACTTCTTACCTTGGGGTATACCACAAGACCTTCAGAAATATTCTGCAAAGTACTAAGTATTATATCAGCAGTGAGGAAGGCCTCAGCTAAGGACACACGCCTGTGGAAAGATGACAAAAAGAAGTAGTAGGATAAGAAAAATGTAGCATTCACATAGAAAGGGATGTTTTAAACAGCTTATATAATTTGTTTATTGTTTTTCCGTATTGATTAAACACAATATTCAACAATCAATGTAAATAAGCATCAAGGTGTAAATTCCAATAAAAAATTGTTGAAAATGCatatatactgtattttctggcgtataagactactttttaacccaggaaaatcttctcaaaagtcgggtgtcgtcttatacgccgggtgtcatcttatacgccggatgctgaattccgagccagactggagaatctgcctggggagccgcctccgctctgtccatgtccgccggaggagggaggggaggcgagcccggtgagggtgctcactgcccggctcggagtcggagccaggcgcgccggggtgcacggagggaagtgctcggctgcgctccagcggcagcgaaaggcaggcaggtggctggctggctggccggccggctggccggggtggccactctcttctcccggcacagggtgttttggctgccgcctagcacacccaacatgccccctttcctccccggcctccgcttaaGCTTCTGtttttatgggcttccctcccctccaaaccctcctttagccccacCCTCCGCGGGCCATCGGCTCAGTCTTCCCcttgcctttagcctcgcccttctcgagggcccttactctcgcccccgtcctCCTTCTTCCCCGCTaccttctcccctcgccgactcctccgagagccacgtcccgccacttcgggctcccaccctcccgccggagcccggggctgagccttggctacagccggcgtctctggctgcggggctcccgctgcccggggaggctccctccccgcctcgcctccaggatttgctcTGGCTGGgccgggtcggcacacactcttccatgccgggaggtcggcccccggcctcctcctgttcctcctgccAGCCCTGCGTCCtggcgcgctgccagctcgtccggccacccccgccccctctttctcccgccccggtaagtggtgttgtttccccgggggttgagccgccccaggaggaccgggggtggccgcggggttggggcgcagtcccgagggccggccccaggccgcggactcgggacaatcccaaactctatattttaactgtaaaaatgggggggtcatcttatacgcccagtcgtcttgtacgccggaaaatacggtatatagatagataaaatatgaagacttcccctacaccttcctcaatcttgtcatttatttgtaatttcctttgtttaaaattctaatcctattaCAAACATTTTTGAgaaattattctttatttaatattactcataatctaagtgATCACTATTTAGATTATAACAATTTTCTATACTcaagtaaagagaaaaaaataagaaaaaatagaagaaagcactattttataataaaaaagatggattagataataggtatcattttttaacttcctttaaaaataagtATCATTATaactcctccatttctcccagacaTCTAATAAGTATCTATTATGTTAAtatcattaattattctgtttttatcaaagccaagccattaaTCAGTCCCTTTTAGTTAAATCCCAAGAAATCTAGACCCTTTGAACCACtctctttatcctgaatttccaacatcttcctctttttctcagtAGCTTTAAatgtcgaagagcatccttggaaattgttagTGCAGTTCCCTCTCAGAAATTGACGAGTGATAGTCAAACTGCGGCATCCCTAAGGCGAAGAGAAAGATCCCGGTGTTTCCAGCTTTTCTCCCAGTTAACATTGAAGAATTAATCTGGTAGATtatacaaacaaaagtcaaagtctcttagATTCAAATCCATAGTTGTCAACTGgattggttcaatttcttcttgcagatgtatatcctttggttGTCCATTGTGGCTCTCCAACTCCTtagcagaatttaattcttcttttgatgGCTTGTCGTTTGGAGAACTTTcttctctcatctctgatctcaatgtaataacttggtcttttatatccttgagatcttccaaaattacatccagtttccggTTGAAAAGTTCGTAAATACTGTTTGTCAGAGAGAGTAGTCGATCCATATGTTTAGtcacactttccatggttgctgcttctaaTAGTTCTGTTAAAATTTAATTGGAAAAGTCCAGACAGGTATATCACTAGTTCCAGTGTTGTGGGTAGTAAAGAGATGTTGCggggggcaggatataaagtcGCAAGCCTGCCGTTACTTCCTTTTGCCTaagaacttgggagatatttgccagttacccagtaatgccacacttccggtctcaaatcccgtggTGTTATCGCAGTAGCAGACGGTAGCAGATGCTTCCGGATAAGACGTGGCTTGAAgacttgtttactcagaaaagcgtcTTCCCGGAAATGAGGGggaatctcctcctccctcctctttgcTTAACTCAGTCTCTGATTGGTGGCTGTAACGTCATTCAAAGAGTCCcgattgttatgtctacccactgatcgaTTTGATAAAAATCCTGCCGGTTtatccagtgtttttaattttcaaagagtcatccaaacatcagatggggagatacggattcaataggtattttttctctccttcaagacttccagatccaggtaaaacaaaagaattcttgtaacttactcagattttagaagagtaggtattcttgcttctgtattgttgcttagatggtaatagataggggatatctgagcctaattccaaagaaacgttcgcggcaatggtttcccctcaggccggtgggacctcatccaggattccgagagtcaTCTGAAGGCTCCCACAGCAAAGCCAGGGGTCAAAATCGCACTTAAAAGGCAGCAGAGGTAGTCCTGTTTCCCGGTCcagtttaggatcgggtaggggtgcaggattgcaCCCAAGATTCGAACGAGTCTTGGTTCCCTCGGAAGCCCCCAGGAgacgtggcgctcagatcagcgtccctagcggaagtcaCAGCTCAATAATGATTACCCCGCCCCATTCATGGCTTGctgtctttgccccccccccccaatagggttTTGGAATTATATTTTGCTGGGTttagcctccaggtattaggctCTCCAGTGGTAGCCTCATGTATGTATCAAAGATGATAACCTCAGTGTTGAAATGTATTATGCAACATTCATTAATATATTTACGTACTCCTGAATTTAAAATGCTGCTCTCTATAACATGCCACAGTTGCTTCCCATGTAATGTCTTCAGGCTGAGATCACAAGTCAGCCTATCTGGAAATAGGTCACTCCCTTATCAAGCCCGCTTACTTCCCAATAAGTGTGTTTATGATTTTGGTTACTGTACAAAGTCACATTACCTGTTCCTTGCCATTATAACTTAAACATACATCTAGAGTCTCTGAATTCCATATCCAGTGTGAGAAGTCATGGATATACCTATTTGCGCTGTCATCCAGAGTGCGCTCAAACCACTGCACGGAAGCTGTCTGGAGGGGATCCAGGACCAGAGTCATAAGGTGGCGAGCTAAACTGCAACAACGCTCTGAACGCATGGGATTCCGTTTGTAAGGCATGGCACTTGAACCTGTACAGAAGGAAAGGGTATGCAAGAGTAAAGTAAGGTATTAAAGGGTGTTAACATGATGTGCCTTTCTCACAAAATTACTCAGAACTTTAGAGAACATACTCCTTGCCAATACACTGAAATCGTTACTTACTGCTATTACAGTGTTAATAGTaacaaaaacagtttaaaaatcttTAATCTACTTGTAAAATAGTTTTTGTCAAGTGTAACTAAGACGACTTAAAAACTCTTAGCTGTATTATGAACTGTCTTTCTGCAGAAACTAAAAGAGTCAAATTATTTGGCATACTGACTCAATTCAAAACAAGTTAAGGAAGCTTAACTATGGTTTAGCATGTCATCTGAACAGACAAACCATAGTTTGAGACTGGCCAGCAAACTAAAATCAGAAACCAGAGTTTTCAGCTATCTACGGTTTGATGAGATTCTTGAATTGACGTGCCATAGTAAATAGGCTGCCATGCCATCCATTTCCACAGGTTGCTATCCTATGGAGACAGGAGTGAACTTATGAAGCTGAATGCTAAGAGCATGGGGGAAAAAAGCAGACACAAAGCTCTAAACCATGGTCTGCCTGCTATACATTTGGGAGCTCAAGGTGTAGTTTAGGAAATGAGCCACTGACTATCTTATTTACCTTACAGTGACTTTTAAATGGCTAATGCAGCAATAGCTTTAGACATTTACAAGTTCTATTTCATTACAGTGGTCATTTTGGAGACTCTTTTTTGTGCACCAGTCTTTTACAAAAAAAACTTGTGTGATGTAAATTTGTCTGAAATCTCAaagagaattagggttgccaggcccctgcttACCAGTGGTAAATTTAGGTCTCGGCCTGTTTACATCTCTGCCATAGTGGGAGACactgtggtatttgggcaaagctctatggtaaaaaacagcttctatcatagagtttttgccccaaTACCAGAGTGTTTCCCATGATGTTAGCGACGTGATGGCATCACTTTCAGAAGTGATGTTGGCACCAGCCTTTCTCCGCagctggtaagttccccctccacgggttgctggggggacctggcaacccttagggGATCAACTGCTATTTTTTCATGTCACTTGTAATGATTTTCAGTCAAAGAGAGATGGACTTAAAATGTGGCTAACATCTCAAACAATGCTGAGGGAAAGAGCTAGAATATTAAGGAAAGTCACTGAGAGAAATGAAAACAGCGTAAAATCCTGCTTCCACATTCGTTACCTACCAATTTGTTCTTTCTCAAAAGGTTCCTCTATTTCTTTAAGGTTTGCCAGAAGGCGAATGTCAGTACAGATCTAGAGAAAACCAATGAACAGTCAGTTCACATGCTCATCTAAACACTATTAGGGTCCATTACTAACTGGAAGCACAAATGGATCTCTTGCATACAATGATTCCTGTTAATTTCAGTGGAAGGAGTCaatgtgcacacacatgcacaaaaatgcAAGGGTGGATTGGCTACCTCCTTTAAAATGAACAGGGAAGCCATTCTGTGCAGAACAATTGTTAATGTAACAGCTCCAGTACCTTGGACACAGTCTCTGAAGCAGGGTTTAAAGCATGTTCCAAGTTCAATTGctatgtacatttttttttaaaaggagcctGAACCATACAGGGCAACAAGTGACAGTATTTTTTCTTACAAAAAGTGTTTTTCAAAACACATGTTTACATAGGTGACTGTAATATTCTCATATTGGTGAACTTgaagcagagttacccccttgAATAGAGGGATCATTCTCCCACCCAGAGTGCCAATCCCAGGGCCTGAAGGACTATTTTCCCCATATGAAGCAGCCTGAATGTTGAGATCTGCATCAGATGACTTGTAGCCTGTGCCAACCTTTTTTGAAGCAAGATAAATGGTCATTAGGGACAGGGCCTTGTCTGTGGTGGCATCAGGGATGTAGAACCCTCTTCCTGCTATTACTTGTACGGTCGGTGCATGCTTATTTAAGTTTTAGATGTCAGGTAAAGatgttctgagcaaggctgtcaattatTGGatgtttggaggtcattaattcatagggtcacagtaagtcgaaagcaacttgatggcacttaacatacacacaaagaTGTTCTTATCCTCCCAGCAATGAGGGTTTTTAATTGTCTTGGTCTGTACTGTGTATTTTTTAGTTAATTTATCTTTTTAAAGATTTGCTGTTACTTTAAAATGTTTATGTTGCATTCTTTATTGTTGCTGGGTGTTTTAGTTCAATATTTTAATGGCTACTGTTCTCTTGATTGCTTTGGTACATTTATATGATTTTCTGACTTCTGTGAACAGTCTCAATAGCTTTTTTTTGCTATGAGGTGGTatataagtataaataaataaaaaccctggGAAGATAGGtattaacaaaaaaacaaaaaaagtttactTATTGGATATGCAATGGGCATTTGTTAGAGATGCTAAGCATGAGAAAACTCTTAATGGAGTTGCTAAtagttaattttatttattcgCTTTTTTCTGCACACaggacttaaagcagcttacagaaaCCCAGAAATATCTAAATTTAAACAAGTAAAGAAAAACACATGTATGCAGCACTTAGATCTGCAGTTATACTCCTACTGCTACACGTTGGGCTAGCATGTGACTTGAGATTTTGACTTGCATGATTTACCACTGAGTTTACTGTTAGTTTCTGTCCATCTGTAATTCAGTAAACTGGGGATATCTCCATCCTAGACCAAAAATGAGTTGAACAATGAGAAAAGCAAAAACTTGCCAGCAAGCATTCTACACGAGAACATTTAGCCTTCACCAGAATGTATCTATAGAAGCATTGTGTGTGGCTACACAATTCAAGTTAGCAACCCTTAGACTTTTTCAGCTGTGCTTATGAATATAAAGCTTGAAGAAAGTCCTACCTTATGTACAGAAGCCCCTAGACTAGCCAGAACAGACAGGACTTCAACATCCACTTTGCGACTGTACGTCTGTCCTGTGACAATATAAGCTCTGGAACAAAACAGACATATAAAAGCTTCATGAAGTTCAACAAAGCTGTGAGCATTTCAGTATGGCATAAATATCATACAGCATCAAATGGCTCTAAGACACAATGCCTTGAAACCAGCTTAGAGAAATTACATCTACGGGAATGCAATTTGGGTTAGCATGCAGTGGAGGTCGCAGAGAAAACCAAAGCTAGAGCAAGGCTGAGAAGCAGTTCCAGGACCACGATGGAAGGAATTCTTGCAATGTTCACTACAAAGCAGATGTTGTGAAGTACCACTGTCTCCTAATAGTTCGTTCTAGCAGCATGAACGTTAATTGCAGAATAGAATTCCAGTTTATACACAAGGTCACCGAGCAGCTCACTTCCCAAGCACCCCCTTTATCACACTCTGTGCTAGGACAAAGGAAGATGGCTTGTTTGGAaggtttttttggtgtttttttttacataccGCTTAAATCCTGCCATTGTAGTCACCAGCCTGTCTAGCTCCTCCACCTCAAGGGAAAAACAGACA
It contains:
- the ADSL gene encoding adenylosuccinate lyase; the protein is MAAPAPAGEEDAFSRYRSPLVSRYASPDMAFNFSERKKFGTWRRLWLYLAQAEKSLGLPITDEQIKEMEANLDSIDFKMAEEEEKRLRHDVMAHVHTFAHCCPKAAGIIHLGATSCYVGDNTDLIVLRDGLNLLLPKLARVISRLAGFAEKYANLPTLGFTHYQPAQLTTVGKRCALWIQDLCMDLHNFERARDELRFRGVKGTTGTQASFLQLFEGDHDKVEELDRLVTTMAGFKRAYIVTGQTYSRKVDVEVLSVLASLGASVHKICTDIRLLANLKEIEEPFEKEQIGSSAMPYKRNPMRSERCCSLARHLMTLVLDPLQTASVQWFERTLDDSANRRVSLAEAFLTADIILSTLQNISEGLVVYPKVIARRIQQELPFMSTENIIMAMVKAGGNRQDCHEKIRVLSQQAAAVVKQEGGDNDLIARIRADPYFSPIHEQLEILLEPTSFTGRASQQVTRFLKEEVYPVLTPYQSKMGVKMELTL